Proteins encoded together in one Nocardioides marinisabuli window:
- a CDS encoding STAS domain-containing protein, with translation MQISTDGATVRLVGDLDVRSTTEVRTAVYEHLAHHEHVVVDLSAVEGADVTALRVLAVASRAADLRGGHLTLRGCGPAVRRLLHLSHLIRVVDVDRPALGVG, from the coding sequence ATGCAGATCAGCACCGACGGAGCGACCGTGAGACTGGTCGGCGACCTCGACGTGCGCAGCACGACCGAGGTGCGCACGGCGGTCTACGAGCACCTGGCCCACCACGAGCACGTCGTGGTCGACCTCAGCGCCGTCGAAGGCGCCGACGTGACCGCGCTGCGGGTGCTGGCCGTGGCCAGCCGGGCCGCCGACCTGCGCGGCGGCCACCTGACCCTGCGCGGGTGCGGCCCTGCCGTGCGTCGCCTGCTGCACCTGTCCCACCTGATCCGGGTCGTCGACGTCGACCGGCCCGCGCTCGGTGTCGGATAA
- a CDS encoding protein meaA, whose translation MTEKDRPLLERPEKDRPWVMRTYAGHSTAQASNELYRNNLSKGQTGLSVAFDLPTQTGYDPDSVMSTGEVGKVGVPVPHLGEMRHLFADIPLTSMNTSMTINATAMWLLAMYQVVAEEQNPDLSPEEVAAQLAGTTQNDIIKEYLSRGTYVFPPEHSLRLISDMIAYTVHQIPKWNPINICSYHLQEAGATPTQELAYALCTAIAVLDQVKESGQVADEDFEKVVGRISFFVNAGVRFIEETCKMRAFVELWDEITRERYGVQDPKMRRFRYGVQVNSLGLTEAQPENNVQRIVLEMLGVTLSKNARARAVQLPAWNEALGLPRPWDQQWSLRLQQVLAFESDLLEYDDIFEGSTVIEAKVAELVAGAKAEIDRVQAMGGAIAAVESGYMKEELVSAHAARRARIEDGQEIIVGVNRYETTEPSPLTSDLDGAIMTADPRAEQSARESVSAWKAQRDEQEVADALAALAAAAKGSENLMGPTLAAARAGATTGEWAGTLREVFGEFRAPTGVSGAVGVAEAGTELTAVRERVRATGEELGGRLRLLVGKPGLDGHSNGAEQVAVRARDAGFEVVYQGIRLTPAQIVSAAVAEDVHCVGLSILSGSHMELVPAVLAGLREAGAGDIPVIVGGIIPDSDARKLAEQGVAAVYTPKDFGLTEIMGGIVDVIRRANDLPTDR comes from the coding sequence ATGACGGAGAAGGACCGACCCCTGCTCGAGCGTCCTGAGAAGGACCGCCCCTGGGTGATGCGCACGTACGCCGGCCACTCGACCGCCCAGGCGTCGAACGAGCTGTACCGCAACAACCTGTCGAAGGGCCAGACCGGCCTGTCGGTGGCCTTCGACCTGCCGACCCAGACCGGCTACGACCCCGACTCGGTCATGTCGACCGGCGAGGTCGGCAAGGTGGGCGTGCCGGTGCCGCACCTGGGCGAGATGCGCCACCTCTTCGCCGACATCCCGCTGACGTCGATGAACACGTCGATGACCATCAACGCCACCGCGATGTGGCTGCTGGCGATGTACCAGGTGGTCGCGGAGGAGCAGAACCCCGACCTGTCGCCCGAGGAGGTCGCCGCCCAGCTGGCCGGCACCACCCAGAACGACATCATCAAGGAGTACCTGTCGCGGGGCACCTACGTGTTCCCGCCCGAGCACTCCCTGCGCCTGATCAGCGACATGATCGCCTACACGGTCCACCAGATCCCGAAGTGGAACCCGATCAACATCTGCAGCTACCACCTGCAGGAGGCCGGGGCGACCCCGACCCAGGAGCTGGCCTACGCGCTGTGCACCGCGATCGCGGTGCTCGACCAGGTCAAGGAGTCCGGCCAGGTGGCCGACGAGGACTTCGAGAAGGTCGTGGGGCGCATCAGCTTCTTCGTCAACGCCGGGGTGCGCTTCATCGAGGAGACGTGCAAGATGCGCGCCTTCGTCGAGCTGTGGGACGAGATCACCCGCGAGCGGTACGGCGTGCAGGACCCCAAGATGCGCCGGTTCCGCTACGGCGTCCAGGTCAACTCCCTGGGCCTGACCGAGGCGCAGCCCGAGAACAACGTGCAGCGCATCGTGCTGGAGATGCTCGGGGTGACGCTGTCGAAGAACGCCCGCGCCCGCGCCGTGCAGCTGCCGGCGTGGAACGAGGCGCTGGGCCTGCCGCGGCCCTGGGACCAGCAGTGGTCGCTGCGCCTGCAGCAGGTGCTGGCCTTCGAGTCCGACCTGCTCGAGTACGACGACATCTTCGAGGGCTCCACGGTCATCGAGGCCAAGGTGGCCGAGCTGGTCGCCGGCGCCAAGGCCGAGATCGACCGGGTCCAGGCGATGGGCGGCGCGATCGCGGCCGTCGAGTCGGGCTACATGAAGGAGGAGCTGGTCTCGGCGCACGCTGCGCGCCGCGCACGCATCGAGGACGGCCAGGAGATCATCGTCGGCGTCAACCGGTACGAGACCACCGAGCCCTCGCCGCTGACCTCCGACCTCGACGGCGCCATCATGACCGCCGACCCCCGTGCCGAGCAGTCGGCGCGCGAGTCGGTGAGCGCCTGGAAGGCCCAGCGTGACGAGCAGGAGGTCGCCGACGCGCTGGCCGCCCTGGCCGCGGCGGCCAAGGGCAGCGAGAACCTGATGGGCCCGACGCTGGCCGCGGCCCGCGCCGGCGCCACGACCGGTGAGTGGGCCGGCACGCTGCGCGAGGTCTTCGGCGAGTTCCGCGCCCCGACCGGGGTCTCCGGTGCCGTGGGCGTGGCGGAGGCGGGCACCGAGCTCACCGCCGTGCGCGAGCGGGTCCGGGCCACCGGCGAGGAGTTGGGCGGGCGGCTGCGGCTGCTGGTCGGCAAGCCCGGTCTCGACGGGCACTCCAACGGTGCCGAGCAGGTGGCGGTGCGCGCCCGTGACGCCGGCTTCGAGGTCGTCTACCAGGGCATCCGGCTCACCCCGGCCCAGATCGTCTCGGCGGCCGTCGCCGAGGACGTGCACTGCGTGGGCCTCTCGATCCTCTCGGGCTCCCACATGGAGCTGGTGCCGGCGGTGCTGGCCGGGCTGCGCGAGGCCGGGGCCGGTGACATCCCCGTCATCGTGGGCGGCATCATCCCCGACTCCGACGCCCGCAAGCTCGCCGAGCAGGGTGTCGCAGCGGTCTACACGCCCAAGGACTTCGGCCTGACCGAGATCATGGGCGGCATCGTCGACGTGATCCGCCGGGCCAACGACCTGCCGACCGACCGCTGA
- a CDS encoding branched-chain amino acid ABC transporter permease produces the protein MSGLGQEVGVAIVTGLLQGCVYALVALGIVLVFRASGVFNFAQAEFGTTGLFAAYAALTLWGWSYTWAIAFGLGVAVAMGLLTERLVVHPLRNASRVTVLVGTAGVALAAIGIQFWQFNETLIMTMPRIVDSFFLVPVIGAPVTVQQLITLGVLVVASVLLALFFRSPAGLTIQAAQQEPTAAELVGISVRRVSMLTWAMAALLGGLAGILSGPNLTFTAGFLSFGAGRALLPGFMAAVLAGMRSMPGAVAGGLTVGVVEQMGTLSVMIEVPGARAMLLFGFLLVVLLVKPHGIFVPRAAATA, from the coding sequence ATGAGCGGGCTGGGCCAGGAGGTCGGCGTCGCCATCGTCACCGGCCTCCTCCAGGGCTGCGTCTACGCGCTGGTCGCGCTGGGCATCGTGCTGGTCTTCCGGGCCTCGGGCGTCTTCAACTTCGCGCAGGCCGAGTTCGGCACCACCGGGCTCTTCGCGGCGTACGCCGCCCTGACGCTGTGGGGGTGGAGCTACACCTGGGCGATCGCCTTCGGCCTCGGGGTCGCGGTCGCGATGGGGCTGCTGACCGAGCGGCTGGTGGTGCACCCGCTGCGCAACGCCTCGCGGGTCACGGTCCTGGTGGGCACGGCGGGCGTGGCGCTGGCCGCCATCGGCATCCAGTTCTGGCAGTTCAACGAGACGCTGATCATGACCATGCCGCGCATCGTCGACTCCTTCTTCCTGGTGCCGGTCATCGGTGCCCCGGTCACGGTGCAGCAGCTGATCACCCTGGGGGTGCTGGTGGTGGCCTCGGTGCTGCTGGCGCTGTTCTTCCGCTCGCCCGCGGGGCTGACCATCCAGGCCGCCCAGCAGGAGCCGACCGCGGCCGAGCTCGTGGGCATCAGCGTGCGTCGGGTCTCGATGCTGACCTGGGCGATGGCCGCCCTGCTCGGCGGCCTGGCCGGCATCCTGTCCGGCCCCAACCTGACCTTCACCGCGGGCTTCCTCAGCTTCGGCGCCGGACGGGCGCTGCTGCCGGGCTTCATGGCGGCGGTGCTCGCGGGCATGCGCTCGATGCCTGGTGCCGTGGCCGGCGGCCTGACCGTCGGCGTGGTCGAGCAGATGGGCACGCTCTCGGTGATGATCGAGGTCCCCGGCGCCCGGGCGATGCTCCTCTTCGGCTTCCTCCTGGTCGTGCTCCTGGTCAAGCCGCACGGCATCTTCGTCCCCCGAGCGGCGGCGACGGCATGA
- a CDS encoding ferritin — MPAPRFVDQLNAQIGHELAAHQQYLACAVHYDAETMPQMAAFFYAQALEERDHAMMMMQYLLDTDASVVIPGVPAPQCSFDDVVGPVALALEQERQVAEQIYDLVRTAREEQDFASEQFLQWFIKEQVEEIATMSDLLAVVRRNLDDVEDIEEYVAREQDAGIDDPTAPRAAGS, encoded by the coding sequence GTGCCCGCACCGCGCTTCGTCGACCAGCTCAACGCCCAGATCGGCCACGAGCTGGCCGCCCACCAGCAGTACCTGGCCTGCGCCGTGCACTACGACGCCGAGACGATGCCGCAGATGGCGGCGTTCTTCTACGCCCAGGCGCTGGAGGAGCGCGACCACGCCATGATGATGATGCAGTACCTGCTCGACACCGACGCGTCCGTCGTCATCCCCGGCGTGCCGGCACCGCAGTGCTCCTTCGACGACGTCGTGGGGCCGGTCGCCCTGGCGCTGGAGCAGGAGCGCCAGGTCGCCGAGCAGATCTACGACCTGGTGCGCACCGCGCGCGAGGAGCAGGACTTCGCCTCCGAGCAGTTCCTCCAGTGGTTCATCAAGGAGCAGGTCGAGGAGATCGCGACCATGTCGGACCTCCTGGCCGTCGTGCGACGCAACCTCGACGACGTCGAGGACATCGAGGAGTACGTCGCGCGCGAGCAGGACGCCGGGATCGACGACCCCACCGCGCCCCGCGCCGCCGGCTCCTAG
- a CDS encoding ABC transporter ATP-binding protein, translated as MSLLEVRGLVVGYGPHPVLHQVEFDVEEGEVCVLLGLNGAGKSTTVNTIAGLLRPQAGEVRLDGRSLGRRSPSARVKQGISLCPEGRRVFPRLTVRQNLRLGAWSQRRSPRAVREQQDLVLDYFPRLVERADQLAGTLSGGEQQMLAVGRALMSRPRLLLIDEASLGLSPALATTVWEVTSRIRDGGTTVLMVEQNAGALPFADRALLMEKGTVLHTAVGEQIRNVNLREAYLGA; from the coding sequence ATGAGCCTGCTCGAGGTCCGCGGCCTGGTCGTCGGCTACGGCCCGCACCCGGTGCTGCACCAGGTCGAGTTCGACGTGGAGGAGGGCGAGGTGTGCGTGCTGCTGGGCCTCAACGGCGCCGGCAAGTCCACCACCGTCAACACGATCGCCGGGCTGCTGCGCCCGCAGGCCGGCGAGGTCCGCCTCGACGGTCGCTCGCTGGGTCGGCGCTCGCCCTCGGCCCGGGTCAAGCAGGGCATCTCGCTGTGCCCGGAGGGGCGCCGCGTCTTCCCGCGGCTCACGGTGCGCCAGAACCTGCGCCTGGGGGCGTGGAGCCAGCGGCGCAGCCCGCGGGCCGTGCGGGAGCAGCAGGACCTGGTGCTCGACTACTTCCCCCGTCTCGTGGAGCGCGCCGACCAGCTGGCCGGCACCCTCTCGGGCGGGGAGCAGCAGATGCTGGCCGTGGGCCGGGCGCTCATGTCGCGCCCGCGCCTGCTGCTCATCGACGAGGCGTCGCTGGGCCTGAGCCCGGCGCTGGCCACGACGGTCTGGGAGGTCACCTCGCGCATCCGCGACGGCGGCACCACCGTGCTGATGGTCGAGCAGAACGCGGGGGCGCTGCCCTTCGCCGACCGCGCCCTGCTGATGGAGAAGGGCACCGTGCTCCACACCGCCGTGGGGGAGCAGATCCGCAACGTCAACCTCCGAGAGGCCTACCTCGGAGCTTAG
- a CDS encoding FAD-dependent oxidoreductase: MGRVVVVGAGVVGLSCAVRLLEAGHRVDVVARDLPLETTSAVAAAIWYPYRALPQERVTAWSATCLDELVRLADVPGTGVRVQEGDELVRLPAPDPWWRSAVPDLTRLSSPPAGYADGWSFAAPVVEMPVYLRWLLARVDELGGTVTRLNLSALPEPGPASGVDVVVSCAGIGSRLLASDRTVVPVQGQVVRLAQVGISRWVIDGEGPTYVVPREHDVVVGGTAEEGEWSRTPDPLVAEQVLARATRLVPQLAGARVLGHRVGLRPARPSVRLEREGDVVHCYGHGGAGVTLSWGCADEVTSLVG; encoded by the coding sequence ATGGGCAGGGTGGTCGTGGTCGGTGCCGGCGTCGTGGGGCTGAGCTGCGCCGTGCGGCTCCTGGAGGCGGGACACCGCGTCGACGTGGTGGCTCGCGACCTGCCGCTGGAGACGACCAGCGCCGTGGCGGCGGCGATCTGGTACCCCTACCGGGCACTGCCCCAGGAGCGGGTGACCGCCTGGTCGGCCACGTGCCTTGACGAGCTCGTCCGCCTGGCCGACGTGCCGGGCACGGGGGTGCGCGTCCAGGAGGGCGACGAGCTGGTGCGCCTGCCCGCGCCCGACCCGTGGTGGCGCTCCGCGGTGCCCGACCTGACCAGGCTGTCCTCGCCGCCCGCGGGCTACGCCGACGGGTGGTCCTTCGCCGCACCCGTGGTCGAGATGCCCGTCTACCTGCGGTGGCTGCTGGCCCGGGTCGACGAGCTGGGCGGCACCGTGACCCGCCTCAACCTCTCCGCGCTGCCCGAGCCCGGTCCCGCGAGCGGCGTCGACGTCGTGGTGTCGTGCGCCGGGATCGGCTCGCGCCTGCTCGCCTCGGACCGCACCGTGGTGCCGGTGCAGGGGCAGGTCGTGCGCCTGGCGCAGGTGGGGATCTCGCGCTGGGTGATCGACGGCGAGGGGCCGACGTACGTCGTGCCGCGCGAGCACGACGTCGTCGTCGGCGGCACGGCCGAGGAGGGGGAGTGGAGCCGCACCCCCGACCCGCTGGTCGCCGAGCAGGTGCTGGCGCGGGCCACCCGGCTGGTGCCGCAGCTGGCGGGCGCGCGGGTGCTGGGGCACCGGGTCGGGCTGCGCCCGGCCCGCCCGTCGGTCCGCCTGGAGCGCGAGGGCGACGTGGTGCACTGCTACGGCCACGGTGGGGCCGGGGTGACCCTGAGCTGGGGCTGCGCCGACGAGGTCACCTCGCTCGTCGGCTGA
- a CDS encoding cob(I)yrinic acid a,c-diamide adenosyltransferase, translating into MVNLTRIYTRTGDAGETRLGDMSVTTKTDTRLQAYADVDEANAHLGLAVAQGDLEEEVVAVLVHVQNDLFDVGADFCTPVVPDPEYPPLRITQDYVDRLEGWCDVYNEPLEKLRSFILSGGTVGAAHLHVARTVVRRAERSAWAAHAEHGESMNPLAITYLNRLSDLVFILARHANRERGDVLWVPGGER; encoded by the coding sequence ATGGTCAACCTGACGCGCATCTACACCCGCACCGGCGACGCCGGCGAGACCCGGCTCGGCGACATGAGTGTCACGACGAAGACCGACACCCGGCTGCAGGCCTACGCCGACGTCGACGAGGCGAACGCGCACCTGGGCCTCGCGGTCGCGCAGGGCGACCTCGAGGAGGAGGTCGTCGCCGTGCTCGTGCACGTGCAGAACGACCTGTTCGACGTGGGCGCCGACTTCTGCACCCCGGTCGTGCCCGACCCCGAGTACCCGCCGCTGCGGATCACCCAGGACTACGTCGACCGGCTCGAGGGCTGGTGCGACGTCTACAACGAGCCGCTCGAGAAGCTGCGCTCGTTCATCCTGTCCGGCGGCACGGTCGGGGCCGCGCACCTGCACGTCGCCCGCACCGTCGTACGCCGCGCGGAACGCTCGGCGTGGGCGGCGCACGCCGAGCACGGCGAGAGCATGAACCCGCTCGCGATCACCTACCTCAACCGCCTCTCCGACCTCGTGTTCATCCTGGCCAGGCACGCCAACCGCGAGCGCGGCGACGTGCTGTGGGTGCCCGGCGGAGAGCGCTGA
- a CDS encoding ABC transporter substrate-binding protein encodes MRGGRTSARRVAALGFVLALTATGCGQKAGVGTVYAGGQVQQGAAGDAFGAPGGEGGDFSGGGGGDLSGSGGGSGGFGGGSGSGSGGGSGSGGSGDSGTGGTGGSGGPGDEGSPQPGEPGGTSGGDSTGVTSSTIKIGVHAPVTGAAAIPQASFENAVGVYFDAVNRAGGINGRKVEVLFEDDGFDPNRARSVCKTMVEQEEVFLLIGGAGADQIDACARYASAVGVPYLSAGVHETRPGLGPLANLSTYFALSLTYEQQVPLLAKLVKSEFGGDKVGVIVADNDSLDNFYSRADSAVKSVAGGNLVLSRRIPKNTTSDAPAVGTSICQSGAKVVLWNASPSSFLNVLKSMACSVTFIGPGLTNGLNIVASVGCPNVSGSLFYSPFPGMDVMRQNKTFVQAYQQRNGSAPDDIGAAIYGAEEMVGAILRATGKDLTRESFMGTIARTKNFNPGVYPPTSFSSRFGGTAMNLLRADCNKNEFVTVRRNERP; translated from the coding sequence ATGAGGGGCGGGCGCACGAGCGCGCGCCGCGTCGCCGCGCTGGGCTTCGTCCTCGCGCTCACGGCCACCGGCTGCGGCCAGAAGGCCGGCGTGGGCACGGTCTACGCCGGCGGCCAGGTGCAGCAGGGCGCAGCCGGCGACGCCTTCGGCGCGCCCGGCGGCGAGGGCGGCGACTTCTCCGGTGGCGGCGGGGGTGACCTCAGCGGCTCGGGCGGCGGGTCCGGCGGCTTCGGGGGCGGGTCCGGCAGCGGTTCCGGGGGCGGCTCCGGCAGCGGCGGCTCGGGGGACTCCGGCACCGGTGGGACCGGCGGCTCCGGCGGTCCCGGCGACGAGGGCTCGCCGCAGCCCGGTGAGCCCGGCGGCACCTCCGGCGGCGACAGCACCGGCGTGACCTCCTCGACCATCAAGATCGGCGTGCACGCCCCGGTCACCGGTGCGGCCGCGATCCCGCAGGCCTCCTTCGAGAACGCCGTGGGCGTCTACTTCGACGCCGTCAACCGCGCCGGCGGCATCAACGGCCGCAAGGTCGAGGTGCTCTTCGAGGACGACGGGTTCGACCCCAACCGCGCCCGGTCGGTGTGCAAGACCATGGTCGAGCAGGAGGAGGTCTTCCTGCTCATCGGGGGCGCCGGCGCCGACCAGATCGACGCGTGCGCCCGCTACGCCTCCGCGGTGGGGGTGCCCTACCTGTCGGCGGGCGTCCACGAGACCCGCCCCGGCCTGGGTCCGCTGGCCAACCTGTCGACGTACTTCGCGCTGTCGCTGACCTACGAGCAGCAGGTGCCGCTGCTGGCCAAGCTGGTCAAGAGCGAGTTCGGCGGCGACAAGGTCGGCGTGATCGTGGCCGACAACGACAGCCTCGACAACTTCTACTCCCGCGCCGACAGCGCGGTGAAGTCGGTGGCCGGCGGCAACCTGGTGCTCTCGCGCCGGATCCCCAAGAACACCACGAGTGACGCACCGGCGGTCGGCACCTCGATCTGCCAGAGCGGCGCCAAGGTGGTGCTCTGGAACGCCAGCCCCAGCTCGTTCCTCAACGTGCTCAAGTCGATGGCCTGCTCGGTGACCTTCATCGGCCCCGGCCTGACCAACGGTCTGAACATCGTGGCCTCGGTCGGCTGCCCCAACGTCAGCGGGTCGCTGTTCTACTCGCCCTTCCCGGGCATGGACGTGATGCGCCAGAACAAGACGTTCGTGCAGGCCTACCAGCAGCGCAACGGCTCGGCCCCCGACGACATCGGCGCCGCGATCTACGGCGCCGAGGAGATGGTGGGCGCGATCCTGCGGGCCACGGGCAAGGACCTGACCCGCGAGTCGTTCATGGGCACCATCGCCCGCACCAAGAACTTCAACCCCGGCGTCTACCCGCCGACCAGCTTCTCGAGCCGGTTCGGCGGCACGGCGATGAACCTGTTGCGGGCCGACTGCAACAAGAACGAGTTCGTCACCGTCCGGCGCAACGAGCGGCCATGA
- a CDS encoding branched-chain amino acid ABC transporter permease: MSDSTQVLPAVPAEPETTPVAAPEPRFRPSRAGWTARGLVWAVLAWVVLALPLNVLSPFEVGVTDIDVASLAVIYAIGALSLNVLLGYCGQISLGHQAFVGVGAFASAYIVTNLQLSFFLAVGVAALFGAVQAVLLGAVSLRLTGLYFALVTLAYGSFAQETLFGITSLTGGEGGKPAPRPDFFTSGYRYYYLCLAFLALVLWIDWRLTASKAGRAMAALRENPRVASSYGIDVRAYILVAFAVSGLFAGVAGSLVAHHDEVIVPSSFDFRLALLFVLMTVVGGLRSRTGVVLGAVFFALLEEGALVAMFGLEGFFEGLLGLPTEFVSLVVGPVLLVLTLTLYPGGIGQQVAPIRLWLTGHRFDRHAGRVDDVEVTDVRA, from the coding sequence ATGAGCGACTCCACCCAGGTGCTGCCGGCCGTCCCGGCCGAGCCCGAGACGACGCCCGTCGCCGCCCCCGAGCCGCGCTTCCGGCCCAGCCGGGCCGGCTGGACCGCGCGTGGCCTGGTCTGGGCGGTGCTGGCGTGGGTCGTGCTGGCCCTGCCGCTCAACGTCCTCTCGCCCTTCGAGGTCGGGGTCACCGACATCGACGTCGCCTCGCTGGCCGTCATCTACGCGATCGGCGCGCTGTCGCTCAACGTGCTGCTCGGCTACTGCGGCCAGATCTCGCTGGGCCACCAGGCCTTCGTGGGGGTCGGGGCCTTCGCCTCCGCCTACATCGTCACCAACCTCCAGCTCAGCTTCTTCCTCGCCGTCGGGGTGGCCGCGCTCTTCGGGGCGGTGCAGGCGGTGCTGCTCGGCGCGGTCTCGCTGCGCCTGACCGGCCTCTACTTCGCCCTGGTGACGCTGGCCTACGGCTCGTTCGCGCAGGAGACCCTCTTCGGGATCACCTCGCTGACCGGCGGCGAGGGCGGCAAGCCGGCCCCGCGCCCGGACTTCTTCACCAGCGGCTACCGCTACTACTACCTGTGCCTGGCGTTCCTGGCGCTGGTGCTGTGGATCGACTGGCGCCTGACGGCCTCGAAGGCCGGCCGCGCCATGGCCGCGCTGCGCGAGAACCCGCGGGTCGCGTCGTCGTACGGCATCGACGTGCGCGCCTACATCCTGGTGGCCTTCGCCGTCTCGGGCCTCTTCGCCGGCGTGGCCGGCTCGCTAGTGGCCCACCACGACGAGGTCATCGTGCCGAGCTCGTTCGACTTCCGCCTCGCGCTGCTCTTCGTGCTGATGACCGTCGTCGGCGGGCTGCGCAGCCGCACCGGGGTCGTGCTGGGTGCGGTGTTCTTCGCGCTGCTCGAGGAGGGTGCCCTGGTCGCGATGTTCGGCCTCGAGGGGTTCTTCGAGGGCCTGCTGGGGCTGCCCACCGAGTTCGTCTCGCTGGTGGTCGGGCCGGTCCTGCTGGTCCTGACGCTCACGCTCTACCCCGGGGGCATCGGCCAGCAGGTCGCGCCGATCCGGCTCTGGCTCACCGGGCACCGCTTCGACCGGCACGCCGGTCGCGTCGACGACGTGGAGGTCACTGATGTCCGTGCTTGA
- a CDS encoding ABC transporter ATP-binding protein, with product MSVLEISNLTIRFGGITALNDVSLRAGEWEIVGIIGPNGAGKTTLFNCITGFYSPTAGRVAYRGRDITGLPVHKRTALGIGRTFQNVGLVKNATVRENLATAQHLQVSYDPWAGIAGGPTTFGEERRIRERSHLILELLDLRHVGEERVADLPYGVLKKVEIAAVLATDPDLLLLDEPGSGMGPEEAHALGDTLLELRQQFGLSIVMIDHHVPLVTRVSDYVYCLNFGEVLAEGKPDDVRRHPEVARAYLGTEPEPDPAPAPEPDTDTDTDTMTLVGGPR from the coding sequence ATGTCCGTGCTTGAGATCAGCAACCTGACCATCCGCTTCGGCGGCATCACCGCCCTCAACGACGTGAGCCTGAGGGCGGGGGAGTGGGAGATCGTGGGGATCATCGGTCCCAACGGCGCCGGCAAGACCACCCTCTTCAACTGCATCACCGGCTTCTACAGCCCGACCGCCGGCCGGGTCGCCTACCGCGGCCGTGACATCACCGGCCTGCCGGTGCACAAGCGGACCGCGCTCGGGATCGGGCGCACCTTCCAGAACGTCGGGCTGGTCAAGAACGCCACGGTGCGCGAGAACCTCGCCACCGCCCAGCACCTGCAGGTCTCCTACGACCCGTGGGCAGGCATCGCAGGCGGCCCGACCACGTTCGGCGAGGAGCGCCGCATCCGCGAGCGCAGCCACCTGATCCTCGAGCTGCTCGACCTGCGGCACGTGGGGGAGGAGCGGGTCGCCGACCTGCCCTACGGCGTGCTGAAGAAGGTCGAGATCGCGGCCGTGCTGGCCACCGACCCCGACCTGCTGCTGCTCGACGAGCCGGGCTCGGGGATGGGGCCCGAGGAGGCCCACGCCCTGGGCGACACGCTGCTGGAGCTGCGCCAGCAGTTCGGCCTGAGCATCGTGATGATCGACCACCACGTGCCGCTGGTGACCCGGGTCTCCGACTACGTCTACTGCCTCAACTTCGGCGAGGTGCTCGCCGAGGGCAAGCCCGACGACGTACGCCGCCACCCCGAGGTGGCGCGCGCCTACCTGGGCACCGAGCCCGAGCCGGACCCCGCGCCCGCACCGGAACCCGACACCGACACCGACACCGACACGATGACCCTGGTGGGAGGGCCCCGATGA
- a CDS encoding alpha/beta fold hydrolase yields MRPTLRTLLVGLLVGALSGAVVGALAGQAAADGTGGSTVISRGVAFDLVNTNDTHLLCLPDGDDYVVEARLIGPRDEVLGRAGSRRINVLVHDAGTGGWFWGMDSPRRYDYARQLARRGETSLVLTRLGYDENGLGSGRDTCLGAQATMLHQVVQHLKSGSYRFTGDVGTTTPHAGHVVVHGHGVGAAVAQLEASTFDDVEGLVLMSWTDTQFTSRAVAEATRQGTTCLSADYASFGETRADYRDLLFASAPARVQRQAARQRNDVPCGDVLSLGAMVTSLTLGTGDIEAPALLLFGDQDVRTRAGAAERQADRFRSSEAVRTRTFSGAGSALPLERSAPRVRREVLSFLTTTRGGRD; encoded by the coding sequence ATGAGGCCCACCCTGCGCACCCTGCTCGTCGGACTGCTCGTGGGCGCGCTCAGCGGCGCCGTCGTCGGCGCGCTCGCCGGACAGGCCGCCGCCGACGGCACCGGGGGCTCGACGGTGATCTCGCGAGGGGTGGCCTTCGACCTGGTCAACACCAACGACACCCACCTGCTGTGCCTGCCCGACGGCGACGACTACGTCGTTGAGGCCCGCCTCATCGGCCCCCGCGACGAGGTGCTCGGCCGCGCCGGCTCGCGCCGGATCAACGTGCTCGTGCACGACGCGGGCACCGGCGGCTGGTTCTGGGGCATGGACTCCCCCCGGCGCTACGACTACGCCCGCCAGCTGGCCCGCCGCGGCGAGACGTCGCTGGTGCTGACCCGGCTGGGCTACGACGAGAACGGGCTCGGCTCCGGGCGCGACACCTGCCTGGGCGCCCAGGCCACGATGCTGCACCAGGTCGTGCAGCACCTGAAGTCGGGCAGCTACCGCTTCACCGGCGACGTCGGCACCACGACCCCGCACGCGGGTCACGTCGTGGTGCACGGGCACGGCGTCGGCGCCGCCGTGGCGCAGCTCGAGGCCTCGACCTTCGACGACGTCGAGGGCCTGGTGCTGATGTCGTGGACCGACACCCAGTTCACCAGCCGCGCCGTCGCCGAGGCCACCCGCCAGGGCACGACCTGCCTCTCCGCCGACTACGCGAGCTTCGGTGAGACCCGCGCCGACTACCGCGACCTGCTCTTCGCCTCCGCGCCCGCACGGGTGCAGCGCCAGGCCGCGCGCCAGCGCAACGACGTGCCCTGCGGCGACGTGCTGAGCCTGGGCGCGATGGTGACGTCGCTGACCCTGGGCACCGGTGACATCGAGGCGCCGGCCCTGCTCCTGTTCGGCGACCAGGACGTCCGCACCCGTGCGGGCGCCGCCGAGCGCCAGGCCGACCGGTTCCGCTCCAGCGAGGCGGTGCGCACCCGCACCTTCAGCGGCGCCGGCAGCGCGCTGCCGCTCGAGCGGTCGGCTCCGCGGGTGCGGCGCGAGGTGCTGTCCTTCCTGACCACCACCCGCGGCGGGCGCGACTAG